In Zingiber officinale cultivar Zhangliang chromosome 1A, Zo_v1.1, whole genome shotgun sequence, a genomic segment contains:
- the LOC122015459 gene encoding 26S proteasome non-ATPase regulatory subunit 14 homolog, which produces MQGMERLHRIFSGAGGMGHPPTDSPQLDSAEQVYISSLALLKMLKHGRAGVPMEVMGLMLGEFVDEYTVRVVDVFAMPQSGTGVSVEAVDHVFQTNMLDMLKQTGRPEMVVGWYHSHPGFGCWLSGVDINTQQSFEALNPRAIAVVVDPIQSVKGKVVIDAFRLINPQTMMLGQEPRQTTSNVGHLNKPSIQALIHGLNRHYYSIAINYRKNELEEKMLLNLHKKKWTDGLILRPFDTHSKTNEQTVQEMLDLAIKYNKAVQEEDELPPEKLAIANVGRQDAKKHLEEHVSNLMSSNIIQTLGTMLDTVVF; this is translated from the exons ATGCAAGGGATGGAAAGACTGCATCGCATCTTCTCTGGTGCCGGCGGGATGGGCCACCCGCCGACCGATTCCCCGCAACTCGACTCCGCCGAGCAGGTCTACATCTCCTCTCTCGCCCTCCTCAAGATGCTCAAGCACG GGAGGGCTGGAGTGCCCATGGAGGTGATGGGGCTTATGCTTGGGGAGTTCGTGGACGAGTACACCGTCAGGGTCGTCGACGTCTTCGCGATGCCGCAGAGCGGGACGGGCGTCAGTGTTGAGGCCGTTGATCACGTTTTCCAGACCAATATGCTCGACATGCTGAAGCAGACCGGAAG GCCCGAAATGGTTGTCGGATGGTACCATTCTCACCCAGGCTTTGGTTGCTGGCTTTCTGGTGTTGATATAAACACCCAGCAG AGTTTTGAAGCCCTCAATCCAAGGgcaatagctgttgttgtagaccCAATACAGAGTGTGAAGGGGAAGGTGGTTATTGATGCTTTTCGCTTGATCAATCCTCAGACAATGATGCTTGGGCAGGAACCGCGCCAAACAACATCCAATGTTGGACATCTTAATAAGCCATCCATACAG GCACTTATCCATGGGCTGAATCGGCATTACTATTCTATCGCAATAAATTATAGGAAGAATGAGCTCGAGGAGAAAATGTTGCTGAACCTGCATAAAAAGAAATGGACAGATGGTTTGATACTCCGGCCATTTGACACTCATTCCAAAACCAACGAGCAGACAGTCCAG GAAATGTTGGATCTGGCTATCAAATATAACAAAGCAGTTCAGGAGGAGGATGAGCTTCCACCGGAAAAATTGGCCATTGCGAACGTTGGAAGGCAAGATGCAAAGAAACATCTGGAAGAGCATGTGTCTAACTTGATGTCTTCAAACATAATCCAAACTCTAGGAACCATGTTGGACACAGTTGTATTTTAG